In Stutzerimonas stutzeri, a genomic segment contains:
- a CDS encoding 3-deoxy-manno-octulosonate cytidylyltransferase gives MLSSPPEYAVIIPARYESGRFPGKPLVSLLGVPMVVRTYRQCIRASPPERVYVATDDQRIEAVCREHGINVLMTSSDCLTGTDRVAECAAQLNAEVFINVQGDEPVFNPDDLRVFIEELAAYPDEILNGFCAIDCEAMYRSSSTPKVVMRPDGRLLYMSRSPIPGNKSHAFERAWRQVCVYAFPRRALQDFAARATKTPLEEMEDIEILRFIELGWEVRMVELSAQSVAVDNPEDVARAEKVIREQGL, from the coding sequence ATGCTTTCAAGCCCTCCTGAATATGCGGTGATCATTCCGGCTCGCTACGAGTCCGGCCGTTTTCCGGGCAAGCCTTTGGTGAGCCTCTTGGGCGTACCCATGGTTGTGCGTACTTATCGGCAGTGCATCCGTGCCTCTCCGCCGGAGCGGGTATATGTAGCCACTGATGACCAGCGCATCGAAGCCGTGTGTCGTGAGCACGGTATCAATGTGCTGATGACTTCAAGCGACTGCCTTACTGGAACCGACCGTGTTGCAGAATGCGCTGCGCAGCTCAATGCGGAAGTATTCATCAATGTGCAAGGGGATGAGCCAGTCTTCAACCCGGATGACCTTAGGGTATTCATTGAGGAGCTAGCTGCCTATCCCGATGAGATCTTGAATGGCTTCTGCGCAATTGATTGCGAGGCCATGTATCGCAGCAGCAGTACTCCGAAAGTCGTTATGCGTCCAGATGGACGGCTGTTGTACATGTCGCGCTCCCCAATACCCGGTAATAAGTCGCATGCGTTTGAACGCGCTTGGAGGCAGGTGTGCGTTTACGCGTTTCCTCGCCGTGCTCTGCAGGATTTTGCTGCTCGGGCGACAAAAACTCCGCTGGAGGAAATGGAGGACATAGAGATACTCCGGTTCATCGAGTTAGGCTGGGAGGTACGCATGGTCGAGTTGTCTGCGCAGTCTGTCGCAGTGGATAACCCGGAAGATGTCGCCCGTGCCGAAAAAGTTATTCGTGAGCAGGGGCTATAG
- a CDS encoding aldolase catalytic domain-containing protein produces MIDRCTVLLDCTLRDGGYYNNWDFDEALVQDYLLAMAAISVDYVELGFRGFSAPGFRGAFAYTTDSFLRSLDIPRGLKIGVMVNASELLGYAEGLLPALNRLFVSADRSPVRLVRLACHVHEFEAALPACDWLHQQGYVVGINLMQIADRDPAEIEQLARLAQAYSLDVLYFADSMGSLSPDQTSGVIEALRRGWQGPLGIHTHDNCGMALANTLRAIGDGVSWVDSTVTGMGRGPGNVRTEYVVIELMEKRSGPVNVAPLFNLISRHLQPLQQRHGWGTNPYYFLAGVYGIHPTYIQEMLADSRYAEEDLLVVIDFLKNQGGKKFNPGTLESARHFYSGEPQGSWAPKDLIAGREVLLLGSGPGVDRHRQGLEDYIRRAKPFVIALNTQSDIASELIDVRAACHPFRLMADCREHVKLPQPLITPAHMLPAEVRAALDGKVMLDYGIAVQAATFEFAEQHCILPTSLVAAYALAVAASGEAIRILLAGFDGYSADDPRTLEVNQLLEAFQQVTGAPELLAVTPSRYQIPRGSIYAL; encoded by the coding sequence ATGATTGATCGATGCACGGTGCTGCTCGATTGCACACTCCGCGACGGCGGTTATTACAACAATTGGGACTTCGATGAAGCGCTGGTGCAGGATTACCTGCTTGCGATGGCTGCGATTTCCGTCGATTACGTCGAACTGGGATTCCGAGGATTTTCTGCGCCAGGTTTTCGTGGTGCATTCGCTTACACCACCGACAGCTTCCTGCGCAGCCTGGATATTCCCCGTGGATTGAAGATCGGCGTAATGGTCAACGCCAGCGAGCTTTTAGGTTACGCCGAAGGTCTGCTGCCAGCACTGAACCGTCTGTTCGTTTCGGCAGACCGGTCGCCAGTGCGCTTGGTGCGGCTGGCTTGCCATGTCCATGAGTTTGAAGCGGCGCTACCGGCTTGTGACTGGTTGCATCAGCAAGGTTATGTTGTCGGCATCAACCTGATGCAGATCGCCGATCGGGATCCCGCAGAGATCGAACAGCTCGCCCGACTCGCCCAAGCGTATTCGCTGGATGTGCTGTATTTCGCCGATAGTATGGGAAGCCTATCTCCTGACCAAACGTCCGGCGTGATAGAAGCGTTACGTCGTGGCTGGCAAGGACCGTTGGGTATCCACACCCACGACAATTGTGGCATGGCGCTGGCAAACACTCTGCGCGCGATCGGCGATGGCGTGAGTTGGGTAGATAGCACAGTTACCGGCATGGGCCGTGGGCCGGGTAATGTACGCACGGAGTACGTAGTCATCGAGCTGATGGAGAAGCGAAGCGGGCCAGTCAACGTCGCGCCGCTGTTCAATTTGATCTCTCGGCATCTACAACCGTTACAGCAGCGGCATGGTTGGGGTACGAACCCTTACTATTTTCTGGCAGGCGTGTACGGCATTCATCCAACCTACATTCAGGAAATGTTGGCTGATTCGCGGTATGCGGAAGAAGACCTCCTGGTGGTGATTGACTTCCTCAAGAATCAGGGAGGTAAGAAATTCAATCCAGGAACGCTTGAGTCAGCTCGACACTTTTATTCCGGCGAGCCCCAGGGCAGTTGGGCCCCCAAGGATCTCATCGCGGGTCGCGAGGTTCTTTTGCTGGGCAGTGGGCCGGGTGTGGATCGACATCGGCAGGGCCTGGAAGATTACATCCGCCGAGCGAAACCTTTCGTCATCGCACTGAATACTCAGAGCGATATCGCGAGCGAGCTCATTGACGTTCGAGCCGCTTGCCACCCATTCAGGCTGATGGCCGATTGTCGCGAGCACGTAAAGCTGCCTCAGCCTTTGATTACGCCTGCACATATGCTGCCGGCCGAGGTGCGCGCTGCGCTCGATGGCAAGGTCATGCTCGACTATGGAATTGCGGTGCAGGCTGCGACGTTCGAGTTTGCCGAGCAACATTGCATCTTGCCGACGTCCTTGGTGGCAGCCTATGCACTGGCCGTAGCCGCCAGTGGTGAAGCGATAAGGATATTGCTCGCCGGATTTGACGGGTACTCGGCCGACGACCCGCGAACGCTCGAAGTTAATCAATTACTCGAGGCTTTCCAGCAAGTCACCGGTGCGCCGGAATTGCTTGCGGTGACGCCAAGTCGCTATCAGATCCCTCGCGGTTCCATTTACGCTTTATGA
- a CDS encoding capsule biosynthesis protein encodes MNRRNSVWAMKAHELDTYRWRMLREEHCWLASVLRFGRDAISDISFGLRSRFRLSRQVNAEPCDFLLLQSAPKVIAFQRKRRFMEALRGRGHSLIETALPEPKSILAQCLLVRPPEPVPLRYFGYAAYAQWLVLRHRPRILLNDRNGSLYAPFLRLALNAEGGLLVHLAHATTVEGSKRLGMNDYDFYFLFGQSSLEALRGRNLRFGVSSAVMAGSHMIDDTFDLSPSDAGHKAVLVLGVGPDKEKESGYTRTYELIRAWAERNPDHQVLIKAHPRSQVPFWKDASDSLPNLQVLPKECDLAQALARASVVINIMSNAVIEAALARRPVVYVNCSGQRDIFEQERFFGPCVQDASELERRVRDLEADYCARVLIAESFAKYHLAAGSHGLQRNIELLEQLLTSGRCEAVLLPSAGLEARQ; translated from the coding sequence CGCAACAGCGTATGGGCGATGAAAGCGCATGAGCTGGACACCTATCGCTGGCGCATGTTGCGCGAAGAGCACTGCTGGCTGGCAAGCGTGCTGCGCTTCGGTCGCGACGCAATCAGCGATATCTCATTTGGTTTGCGTTCCCGCTTTCGCTTGTCGCGGCAGGTCAATGCCGAACCCTGTGATTTTCTCTTACTGCAATCCGCGCCGAAGGTAATTGCTTTCCAACGAAAGCGGCGCTTTATGGAAGCGCTTCGCGGCCGAGGCCATTCGCTGATCGAAACGGCATTGCCGGAGCCTAAGAGCATCCTCGCGCAATGCCTGCTAGTACGCCCTCCGGAGCCGGTGCCGTTACGCTACTTTGGTTATGCCGCTTATGCTCAGTGGCTCGTTCTGCGGCATCGTCCGCGCATTCTGCTCAACGACCGCAACGGGAGCTTGTACGCCCCGTTTCTGCGTCTGGCATTGAATGCTGAGGGTGGCCTTCTGGTTCATCTGGCCCATGCAACCACCGTGGAAGGCTCCAAGCGCCTGGGGATGAACGACTACGACTTTTATTTCCTGTTTGGCCAAAGTTCTCTGGAGGCATTGCGAGGAAGAAATCTACGATTCGGAGTGTCCAGTGCGGTGATGGCGGGCTCGCATATGATCGACGATACGTTCGACCTGTCGCCGTCGGATGCGGGGCACAAGGCCGTTCTCGTGCTCGGGGTGGGGCCTGATAAGGAGAAGGAATCAGGATACACACGCACTTATGAGCTGATCCGCGCCTGGGCTGAGCGTAACCCGGATCATCAAGTGCTGATCAAAGCACATCCGCGGAGTCAGGTTCCGTTCTGGAAAGATGCCTCTGATTCCCTGCCCAATCTCCAGGTTTTGCCGAAGGAGTGCGACTTGGCTCAGGCCTTGGCGCGCGCCTCAGTGGTGATCAATATCATGTCCAACGCCGTTATCGAGGCTGCCCTTGCTCGCAGGCCGGTCGTCTACGTGAACTGTAGTGGACAAAGAGATATATTCGAGCAGGAACGTTTCTTTGGTCCTTGTGTTCAGGATGCGAGCGAGCTGGAACGGCGTGTACGGGATCTTGAAGCTGATTATTGTGCACGTGTACTGATTGCCGAGAGCTTTGCGAAATATCATCTCGCCGCAGGTAGCCATGGCCTGCAACGAAATATCGAACTGCTGGAGCAACTACTGACCTCTGGGCGCTGCGAGGCTGTGCTACTGCCGTCCGCCGGGCTAGAGGCTCGGCAGTGA